The nucleotide sequence GGTGACGTACTCGTCAACACTGTCAAAACCAGCCTCTTCAACGCGTTCTTTTATCCTGTCGTAGAGGCTCTTGGGTATCTTAACTTCGACGAACTCTTCCATTGACATCACCGTTACCAATACATGTGTCAATTTTTAAAGAGTTATGCTTTCCCTTGAAACCTTTTTAAGTTCTGGCCTGAACTTATACAGCGCGATGATGAGTGATGGGCGAACCGAGTGGTGAGGAAGGAAAGGTGATCGCTGAGCAACCCTTTTAAGTTTCCCTTTCAACTTTTTCAGGGATGATGAGTTCAGCCTTGTCCGAGCTGTGACGAGGGAGTGACGGACTGACCGTTCTCCTTTTAAATTGGTCTAATTGAATTCGAAAACCTAATAACCTTCAGGGTGTAAAGGAAAATTAGAAAAGTTTAAATGTTTTGTGCATATGCACAAAAAGGTGGTAACATGGAGGAAATCTACAAGCCGATTTGGGTCAGCATAATCGGCAACGTTTTCCTCGCGGTCATAAAGCTTGTGGTCGGCCTCCTTTACTCAAGCATAGCCCTCATCTCAGACGGAGTTCACTCGCTCAGCGACGTAATAACGAGCGTTGCCGGGTACTTTGGTATAAAGATTGCATCAAAACCTCCAGACCGGGACCACCCCTTCGGGCACTCCCGATTTGAGCCCCTCGTGGCTTTCCTGATAGGTGAAGCCCTTCTGGTAGTTGCTTATGAGATTGGAAGGGACTCTCTGATGAGACTTCTCCACGGCGAAAGCATAGAGGTAAACGGAATAATGCTCGGGGTAACGGTTCTCTCGATAGTGGCCAAAGAGGCAATGTTCCGTTACTCCGTTTACGTTGGCAGAAAGCTCAACAGCCAGATTCTTATTGCAGATGCCTACCACCACAGGAGCGACGTTCTGAGTAGCGTCGCTGTTCTTATTGGCCTCGGCCTTCAGAAGTTTGGGTTCTCGAGGGGCGACGCCCTTGCCGGGTTAGTCGTGGCGGTATTCCTCGTCAAGGTCTCCTTTGAAATCATACTTGAGAACGTCGGCTACCTCACCGGGAGAGCACCACCCTTTGAACTCTGTGAGGAGATTAAGAAGCGTGCCCTCAGCGTTCCAAACGTCCTTGGAATCCACGACCTGAGGGCCCACTACGTCGGAAACAAACTCCACGTCGAGCTTCACGTTGAGGTTCCCTCGACACTCTCCCTTAAGGAGGCCCACGACGTAAGCGAGGAAGTGAAGAAGAGAATAGAGGAAATCCCTGAGGTTGACAGGGTCTTCGTGCACGTGGATATAAGGGGAGTTACAAAGTGAGGATCTCCTTTAAATCTTCCAGAAACTCCTCCAGATGCTCCCTCTTCACGTGGGGCATGATGACTATTCTGATGTAACCGCGATGGGCGCTTATGCCCCAGCCCTTCCTTTTAAGCTCTTTCTCAACGGCTTCAAGGTTCTCCGTTGAGAATGAGACGATGTTTAAAACCGGCTCCCGGATTAGCCTAACGCCGGGCATCTTCTTGAGCTCCCCTGCGAACCACCGGCTCAGCTCCATCGCCTCCCTTACGATTTCCTTGTATCCTTTAAAGCCGAGGTGCTTAATCATGGCCCACACCGCTAAGGCGTTCGCCCCGGGCCTTGTTCCAGTTATGGTCGCCTGCCATATCTTGCCCCCGGCGAGATAAGGGGCTAGAACGCTTATCGCGTCTACGTATCTCCTCTCGCGGAAGATTATTCCCCCGGCTGGAATAGGCACCATGCCCATCTTATGGGGGTCTATGGTTATGCTCTTTACCCCCTTGAGCCTGAAATCAAAGTCCGGAATCTCGTAGCCGAGGGCCTTTGCGAAGGGAATCACAAAACCACCGAAGGCGGCATCCACATGTAAGGGAAGGCCGTAGTCCAAAGCTAAATCGCTCAGGGCAGGGATGTCGTCAACGACGCCCAAACCGGTTGTTCCCGCTATGCCGACTATTCCAATTGTGTTGTCGGTGATTTTGTTTTCAACGTCCTTTACGTTGACCGTGTAATCTTTATTCAGCTCGGCCCAGATGAGCTTAACGCCGAGCATCTCGCCGGCTTTGATAAACGAGAAGTGCGCGCTCTTTGGCAGGATAAGTTCCGGCTTTTCGGCATCGCTCAGATTTCGAAAGGCCCTCACAGCTAGAATGTTCGCCTCCGTTCCGCCGGAGACTATGTGGCCATGGCCCTTCTCCAGGCCGAGAAGGTTAGCTAGCATGTCAATGGCCTCTTCCTCGACTTTTCTGCTTCCGGTGTGCAAACCCGGGTCGCCGAGGTTTCTGTCTATGAACTCGGTTATGATTTTAACGGCGAAGGGGTGAGGATACGTACACATTGAACCCAGGATTTTGCCAGAATCAAACGTTAAATCCTCCCTAGTTTTCCGCCTTAGCTCCTCAAGAACCGCCTCCTCGTCCGCGCCTTTCTCCGGGAACATGCTCTCACCTGGGGGGCGTTGGGTTCACTGAATTTAAGCCTTTGCCCTTTCGATGTATTTCTTAAAGAATATCGGCGTTGTGAGTGCGGTGAGCATTGAAACTGCCACGACACTCGCGAAGAGCGTCTGGTCTATTATCCCGCTCCTTAATCCGAAGGTCAGTATTGCCAGTTCGAGGCTTCCTCTACCGCCCATGCCTATTCCGACCGTTATCGAGTCCCTCCAGTCGAGGCCCGAGAGCTTGGCACCGAGCCCACAGCCGATTAACTTTCCAAGAACGGCCGAGGCATAAAGGAGGCCGATTAAAGTCAAATTGAGGTCGTGAACCGGTGGGTTGAAGACTAGGCCAACGTAGATGAAGAAGAGCGGTATGAAGAACTCCGTAAGAACCACCTGAAGGTCCTCGATGAGTTCGTTGAGCTTAATCCTCGTTACCACGAGTGGGTCCTTCCTCTCACGAAGTCTGCTTATCGTCAGTCCCGCCAGATAGGCTCCGATAATCTGGTTTAGGCCGACCCATTCGGCTATTATAGCGAGTGTAAAGGTCAGTATGAGTGTAAACGTGAAAAAGACATTGAGGTTCCTGACGATGGAGTAAAACCATCTGGCCCTCTTAAAGACCAGCTCCGAGACGAGGAGCGTTGAACCGATGAAGACAAATATTTTCACTGTCAAAACGCCGAAGGAAACGGGGTCAAGGCTTCCCTTCGTCATGCCCGTTATTATGCCTATCAGATAGACCGCCACGATGTCATCCACGAACGCTGCTCCCATCAGAATCGAAGAGACCTCTCTCTTTACCCTCTCCTTGACGAGAACACCGCTAGTGACTTCTATCGCGGTATTGCCCAGTGTCGCACCTATGAATATCGCCGCGGCGATGCCCTTGCCGAAGAAATACACCGTGAGGAAGCCAAAGAGGAAGGAAAAAGCAACCCCGAGAATCGCGACGAGAACTGCCTTCCCCGTGTTCTGGGCTATCGCCGAGAAGTTGCTGGTCAGGCCCATGTAGAGCATCATCATTATAAGCCCGAACTCGGCCAGAACCCTGAGCTCTTCCCCGGGTTCGACTATCCCGAGGGCGAAGGGGCCGAGAACGATTCCCGTGAGAACGTGGGCTATTATCGGGTGTATTTCAATCCTCTCGAAGGCCCATTCGAGGCTCTTGGCAACGACCAAAAGAAGGGCTAGATAGCCGAGGTACACTTCATCCCCTCCTGGCAAGGAGAACTCCCACAATCCAGAGCACCATGAGGAGAAGAGCCAGCAGTGAGGCCAGAGTTACAGCGCCCCTGCTGGTGCCGAACACTATCGGGATGGGCCCTATCATTATAACTCCTCCGCCCTCGACGTTCCCTTCGCTACTGAAGGCCGAAATCAGAGTCCCTATAAACACCAGCAGGAAGCCTATGAGTATCAGCGCTATCCCGGCTCCAATGAGAACTTCTCCCCTCATCGGGATTGAGTTCAGTCCTCTGTTTTTAAACTTTCCCACCGAAGGGTTTAAAGGCCCGTTTCCAACTCCCGACATGCTTGTAATCGTTGACCTTGACGATACTCTGTGCAACACTTGGGAGGCCGGAAAGAGGACCATGCTCTGGGCCGTTCCCTTTCTCCTAAAAAAGGTGAAGCTAAGGGCTCTCCTGTACCTTGTTACTGCTAGGTATAAACAACTAGAAAACTCTGAGAAGTTTCATATTCTTGACCTTCATGAGCTCGTCGAGGAGCTTTTCAGTAGGATATACCCGGGAATAAGCAGAAAAGAGCTTGATGAGCTTGTTTCCTTTGTGGAGGAGCATTTTTTCAGGCACCTTCGCCTTTACGAAGACGCTATCCCCTTCCTTGAAGGGCTCAAAGGAATGAATGCAAAAGTTGTTCTCGTGACCGATTCCTCAACTAACTGGCAGAGGAGGAAGATTGACGTCCTCGGCATCGGCGGTTACTTTGATGACGTGATAATAAGCGGTGAAACCGGTCACAGCAAGTTCGAGGACTACAACTTTCGGCTTGCACTCAACCGCTTTCCCGACGGGGAGGTCTACGTTGTTGGGGACAGGGACGAGACGGACATGGCCGGGGCGAGGGCCATCGGTGCAGTGGGGATACTCGTGAAGAGGGGCTACTTCAGTGGAAAAAAGGTTGAAAACGCTGATTACGTCGTTAGAAACCTCCATGAGGCTCTAGAGGTGATTGAGAGTGAGCATAAAAATAGAACTGAAGCGTAAGGCGCTCCATCTCACGGGGCTAACAGTTCCGGCCGTTTACCTTCTTCTGGGCAAAGCCTACACTCTCACCTTCATAGGCATTGCCTTTGCCCTCTTTGTAATCCTAGAACCCTTCCGCGTAATCGAGGAATGGAGGGATAAAATAAAGGAGAAACTCGACCTCTACGTCTCTCCTGAGGTCGTTGAGAAGATAGAGCTTCTCGAAAACCACATCAACGACATAACTCGCGAACACGAGCGGAACCGAGTCGCGGCGCACATCTACTTCGCGGCCGCCTCGTTCATAATCGTGTACTTCTTCCCTGAGAATGT is from Thermococcus sp. and encodes:
- a CDS encoding cation diffusion facilitator family transporter; the protein is MEEIYKPIWVSIIGNVFLAVIKLVVGLLYSSIALISDGVHSLSDVITSVAGYFGIKIASKPPDRDHPFGHSRFEPLVAFLIGEALLVVAYEIGRDSLMRLLHGESIEVNGIMLGVTVLSIVAKEAMFRYSVYVGRKLNSQILIADAYHHRSDVLSSVAVLIGLGLQKFGFSRGDALAGLVVAVFLVKVSFEIILENVGYLTGRAPPFELCEEIKKRALSVPNVLGIHDLRAHYVGNKLHVELHVEVPSTLSLKEAHDVSEEVKKRIEEIPEVDRVFVHVDIRGVTK
- the mfnA gene encoding tyrosine decarboxylase MfnA, whose product is MFPEKGADEEAVLEELRRKTREDLTFDSGKILGSMCTYPHPFAVKIITEFIDRNLGDPGLHTGSRKVEEEAIDMLANLLGLEKGHGHIVSGGTEANILAVRAFRNLSDAEKPELILPKSAHFSFIKAGEMLGVKLIWAELNKDYTVNVKDVENKITDNTIGIVGIAGTTGLGVVDDIPALSDLALDYGLPLHVDAAFGGFVIPFAKALGYEIPDFDFRLKGVKSITIDPHKMGMVPIPAGGIIFRERRYVDAISVLAPYLAGGKIWQATITGTRPGANALAVWAMIKHLGFKGYKEIVREAMELSRWFAGELKKMPGVRLIREPVLNIVSFSTENLEAVEKELKRKGWGISAHRGYIRIVIMPHVKREHLEEFLEDLKEILTL
- a CDS encoding cation:proton antiporter, whose amino-acid sequence is MYLGYLALLLVVAKSLEWAFERIEIHPIIAHVLTGIVLGPFALGIVEPGEELRVLAEFGLIMMMLYMGLTSNFSAIAQNTGKAVLVAILGVAFSFLFGFLTVYFFGKGIAAAIFIGATLGNTAIEVTSGVLVKERVKREVSSILMGAAFVDDIVAVYLIGIITGMTKGSLDPVSFGVLTVKIFVFIGSTLLVSELVFKRARWFYSIVRNLNVFFTFTLILTFTLAIIAEWVGLNQIIGAYLAGLTISRLRERKDPLVVTRIKLNELIEDLQVVLTEFFIPLFFIYVGLVFNPPVHDLNLTLIGLLYASAVLGKLIGCGLGAKLSGLDWRDSITVGIGMGGRGSLELAILTFGLRSGIIDQTLFASVVAVSMLTALTTPIFFKKYIERAKA
- a CDS encoding TIGR00304 family protein — protein: MRGEVLIGAGIALILIGFLLVFIGTLISAFSSEGNVEGGGVIMIGPIPIVFGTSRGAVTLASLLALLLMVLWIVGVLLARRG
- a CDS encoding HAD family hydrolase yields the protein MLVIVDLDDTLCNTWEAGKRTMLWAVPFLLKKVKLRALLYLVTARYKQLENSEKFHILDLHELVEELFSRIYPGISRKELDELVSFVEEHFFRHLRLYEDAIPFLEGLKGMNAKVVLVTDSSTNWQRRKIDVLGIGGYFDDVIISGETGHSKFEDYNFRLALNRFPDGEVYVVGDRDETDMAGARAIGAVGILVKRGYFSGKKVENADYVVRNLHEALEVIESEHKNRTEA
- a CDS encoding diacylglycerol/polyprenol kinase family protein, translating into MSIKIELKRKALHLTGLTVPAVYLLLGKAYTLTFIGIAFALFVILEPFRVIEEWRDKIKEKLDLYVSPEVVEKIELLENHINDITREHERNRVAAHIYFAAASFIIVYFFPENVAIGAIALATLGDALAAIIGKTFGRHRFSNGKSVEGSLAYFLTGMVILTPLVGILPALIGSLAGTIAEFYNLPPDDNFSNQLAVALAVYFLHL